One genomic region from Ptychodera flava strain L36383 chromosome 14, AS_Pfla_20210202, whole genome shotgun sequence encodes:
- the LOC139150384 gene encoding uncharacterized protein — MSLSYNILLMSMKFLVVVLCSVDVVGALSLIKMNEATLYDNLQLQTCGNHSSYGVACNRIPFYPESMACSQNLQSLPDCLPMTECLRAVCRDVDPLCDWHEFEYERPDYCDFADAVQYMIDQKGVPSLGLPLNRTVKLMVELQTTYGIEFCDGYRVKCEEHLKGCVAFDEICQPGQYYNCYCNLGSIVEYINNIRLGKQWNDSKR, encoded by the exons ATGTCGTTATCTTACAATATCCTCTTGATGTCCATGAAGTTCCTAGTGGTCGTGCTGTGTTCGGTAGATGTA GTCGGAGCACTTTCGCTGATAAAAATGAACGAGGCTACACTTTACGATAACCTTCAACTCCAAA CATGTGGAAATCACAGTAGCTATGGAGTGGCCTGTAACAGGATTCCGTTTTATCCAGAGTCCATGGCGTGTTCCCAGAACTTGCAGTCTCTTCCCGATTGCTTGCCTATGACGGAGTGTTTGCGTGCCGTGTGCAGAGATGTTGATCCTCTTTGTGATTGGCACGAGTTCGAATACGAACGACCCGATTATTGTGACTTCGCAGACGCAGTGCAATACATGATTGATCAAAAGG GCGTCCCGAGTTTAGGTTTACCACTAAATAGGACTGTCAAATTAATGGTTGAATTGCAAACTACCTATGGAATAGAAT TTTGTGACGGTTATCGTGTTAAATGTGAGGAACATCTTAAAGGTTGCGTTGCTTTCGATGAAATATGTCAACCCGGTCAATATTACAACTGCTACTGCAACCTGGGAAGCATTGTCGAATATATAAATAACATAA GACTTGGAAAGCAGTGGAACGACAGTAAAAGATAA
- the LOC139150387 gene encoding uncharacterized protein isoform X1 has product MGSTCTVAAKGSSVAPAVDKNSEEKLHTVTDEPYLSLPSPSSNESKTSIDDHNFNLIDQMVLDSKIDKFTCYTDLVTYFVEKGRTDVERLRAFFVWISTNIAQEVDFYETFRMQEWMYYQLQDNDDDDDISLNEKDKSDVIDFLHNHRRPKEPTRFLDDDGPKRFKPPGPDDIDVAEVYNSGMAYSSGYAALFKAMCSFGGIDCIIISGYIMDADFRPGMTIPKEWLGDHYWNAVNVDDQWLFVDCFKGAGYVNSRGDFEACFEDHYFLVDPKVFIKDHFPSCQSWQLLPTPITKEEFERQPVIVPDMYKYQLSIAEPKEGIVVTSNDTGIAEVVLSLPDYVPSDILESVLVKKDDPAVTAVKAYWAKVAKELEELENEKDSVKPPPWLFKDEAEEYKRRGSFRPSSKRGTDISEQEVKGELLALLEETEDGDERNIDQQSTTSSNQTTRSWTSRTTKPLSKAGTGSQLINVPNSKSDGQVSAVPSKEVHLPQGSLQDSEPGTVEETSDMQINRDFEFSWKLHRVDWIDQNKVVENHVMVQRNEGQVTFYIVPPKPGAYYFTLFTRIQLSQDEKKALTFEQGAAGNSEEGEEDDDEDSDDDVQPLEGTHTVPDDVNVEETESVDDESSTESDSESDSETDEEEEEEGPKLIKVNPTKLMLKMRDKELKPKIEREPENDDDKKNDQTAEQLERSDGIKKGNRATQESGENGPEMPHQANTKDELDESGSTEHTDHENKKVEEDAAYFYDLEMAKINDLPSLKPMDQIVDHRKDTKTQLGKKKEETEVQKNLKDRKEKRERFTEIASFYIFNETCAESYLPLPICSADLWGPGQRLKEYGLVALSHPYAVIHPLRGEVEITFNIDQSIQYAKYMEFSYKLRYLHGGDENISSLQKYVLQEAVRAILRFKIRFPKAGPYSLTIFAIENRPKLNESEESRPTTQDGTRIASASASTSAKSDTSDTSGRKKEVVTPSGVVINSAPTKAKTKTRLCKYLILCSESYTQCTPFENAGPKKDKGTKKKKKKKKKKKKKKQAKKEEAKEGAKKKKSVKTKKGNKKK; this is encoded by the exons ATGGGAAGTACTTGTACAGTAGCAGCAAAGGGTTCTAGCGTCGCCCCGGCAGTAGACAAAAACAGCGAGGAAAAACTACACACTGTAACTGATGAGCCATATCTGTCGCTACCCTCTCCCTCCTCAAATGAGAGTAAAACGTCGATTGACGACCACAATTTTAATTTGATCGACCAAATGGTACTAGAT TCGAAAATCGACAAGTTCACCTGCTACACGGATCTAGTTACCTACTTCGTGGAAAAGGGAAGAACAGATGTTGAACGTTTGAGGGCATTCTTCGTCTGGATTTCTACAAATATTGCCCAGGAAGTTGATTTCTACGAGACATTCCGTATGCAGGAATGGATGTACTATCAGCTGCAAgataacgacgacgacgacgacattTCCCTCAATGAAAAGGATAAAAGTGACGTCATAGATTTCTTACATAATCACCGTCGTCCGAAGGAACCTACACGATTCTTGGACGACGATGGACCAAAACGATTCAAACCACCCGGTCCCGATGACATCGACGTTGCAGAAGTTTACAATTCTGGCATGGCGTACAGTTCTGGCTACGCTGCTCTGTTCAAGGCAATGTGCAG TTTTGGTGGCATCGATTGTATTATAATAAGTGGATACATCATGGACGCCGACTTTCGTCCGGGCATGACAATTCCTAAGGAATGGCTGGGCGACCATTATTGGAATGCAGTTAATGTAGACGATCAGTGGTTGTTTGTTGATTGCTTCAAAGGTGCCGGCTATGTCAATTCCCGAG GGGACTTTGAAGCTTGTTTTGAAGATCATTATTTCTTGGTCGATCCCAAGGTCTTTATCAAGGACCACTTTCCATCCTGCCAAAGCTGGCAACTTCTACCAACTCCCATTACAAAAGAAGAGTTTGAGCGGCAACCAGTGATTGTTCCTGACATGTACAAGTACCAACTGTCAATAGCTGAACCCAAAGAGGGCATTGTTGTGACATCGAACGACACAGGCATTGCTGAAGTTGTTTTGTCATTACCAGATTATGTACCAAGTGATATTCTTGAGAGTGTTTTAGTGAAGAAGGACGATCCGGCAGTCACCGCTGTTAAAGCCTATTGGGCCAAAGTAGCAAAAGAACTGGAAGAATTGGAAAATGAAAAGGATAGTGTAAAACCACCGCCATGGCTTTTTAAAGACGAGGCCGAAGAATACAAACGTAGGGGCAGTTTTCGTCCAAGTAGTAAAAGAGGAACAGATATTTCTGAGCAGGAGGTCAAAGGTGAGCTGTTAGCATTATTGGAAGAAACTGAGGACGGTGATGAAAGAAACATAGACCAACAGTCAACCACCTCGTCAAACCAGACTACCAGGTCATGGACATCCAGAACAACTAAGCCTCTATCGAAAGCTGGAACAGGATCCCAGTTAATAAACGTGCCAAATTCGAAATCAGATGGCCAAGTTAGCGCAGTTCCATCAAAGGAGGTACACCTACCACAGGGCAGCCTGCAAGATAGCGAACCCGGGACGGTAGAAGAAACATCTGACATGCAAATTAATCGCGACTTCGAATTCTCCTGGAAATTGCACAGAGTCGACTGGATCGACCAAAACAAAGTGGTAGAAAACCACGTGATGGTACAGAGAAATGAAGGTCAAGTCACATTCTACATTGTACCACCAAAACCAGGAGCTTACTACTTCACACTGTTCACTAGAATTCAGCTATCCCAAGATGAAAAGAAAGCTTTAACATTCGAACAGGGTGCGGCGGGTAACTCTGAAGAAGGTGAggaagatgatgatgaggacAGTGACGATGATGTACAACCACTGGAGGGGACTCACACGGTCCCGGACGACGTCAATGTTGAAGAAACGGAAAGTGTCGATGATGAAAGCTCAACAGAGTCGGACAGTGAGTCGGACAGTGAGACGGACgaggaggaagaagaggaaggtCCTAAACTCATCAAAGTAAACCCGACAAAACTGATGTTGAAAATGAGGGATAAGGAATTGAAACCTAAGATAGAACGGGAGCCGGAGAATGATGACGATAAAAAGAATGACCAGACAGCCGAACAACTTGAGAGGTCAGATGGCATTAAAAAGGGAAATAGAGCTACACAAGAGAGCGGAGAGAATGGTCCAGAAATGCCACATCAAGCGAACACGAAGGATGAACTGGACGAGAGCGGCAGTACAGAACACAcagatcatgaaaacaaaaaggtCGAAGAGGATGCTGCTTATTTCTACGACTTAGAGATGGCAAAGATCAATGATCTACCGTCTTTGAAACCAATGGATCAAATAGTAGACCATCGTAAGGACACCAAGACACAATTGGGAAAGAAAAAGGAAGAGACGGAAGTCCAAAAGAATTTGAAAGATCGAAAGGAGAAGAGAGAACGTTTCACGGAAATTGCGTCCTTCTATATCTTTAATGAAACCTGTGCAGAAAGCTATCTACCTCTACCAATATGCAGTGCAGATCTTTGGGGTCCTGGCCAACGACTGAAAGAATATGGTCTGGTAGCATTATCACATCCATACGCTGTGATTCACCCTCTGAGAGGCGAAGTGGAGATCACTTTCAACATTGATCAGAGCATACAATATGCAAAGTATATGGAATTCTCCTACAAGCTTCGATATTTGCATGGCGGTGATGAGAATATCTCAAGTCTACAGAAGTATGTCCTACAGGAAGCTGTGAGAGCCATTCTCAGGTTCAAGATTCGATTTCCCAAGGCCGGTCCGTATAGTCTTACCATCTTCGCCATTGAAAACAGACCAAAATTGAACGAGAGTGAGGAAAGCCGACCGACTACTCAGGACGGGACGAGAATTGCCAGTGCATCGGCTTCAACCAGCGCAAAGTCTGACACGAGTGACACAAGTGGGAGGAAGAAAGAGGTGGTTACACCGTCAGGTGTGGTCATTAATTCAGCACCAACCAAGGCTAAAACAAAAACCAGGCTGTGCAAGTATCTGATTCTTTGCAGCGAGTCATACACACAGTGTACTCCTTTCGAAAATGCAGGGCCGAAGAAGGACAAGGGgacaaagaagaagaaaaagaagaagaagaaaaagaagaaaaagaagcaaGCCAAAAAGGAGGAAGCAAAGGAAGGAGCTAAAAAGAAGAAGAGcgtaaaaacaaagaaaggtaataaaaagaaatga
- the LOC139150387 gene encoding uncharacterized protein isoform X2, producing MCSFGGIDCIIISGYIMDADFRPGMTIPKEWLGDHYWNAVNVDDQWLFVDCFKGAGYVNSRGDFEACFEDHYFLVDPKVFIKDHFPSCQSWQLLPTPITKEEFERQPVIVPDMYKYQLSIAEPKEGIVVTSNDTGIAEVVLSLPDYVPSDILESVLVKKDDPAVTAVKAYWAKVAKELEELENEKDSVKPPPWLFKDEAEEYKRRGSFRPSSKRGTDISEQEVKGELLALLEETEDGDERNIDQQSTTSSNQTTRSWTSRTTKPLSKAGTGSQLINVPNSKSDGQVSAVPSKEVHLPQGSLQDSEPGTVEETSDMQINRDFEFSWKLHRVDWIDQNKVVENHVMVQRNEGQVTFYIVPPKPGAYYFTLFTRIQLSQDEKKALTFEQGAAGNSEEGEEDDDEDSDDDVQPLEGTHTVPDDVNVEETESVDDESSTESDSESDSETDEEEEEEGPKLIKVNPTKLMLKMRDKELKPKIEREPENDDDKKNDQTAEQLERSDGIKKGNRATQESGENGPEMPHQANTKDELDESGSTEHTDHENKKVEEDAAYFYDLEMAKINDLPSLKPMDQIVDHRKDTKTQLGKKKEETEVQKNLKDRKEKRERFTEIASFYIFNETCAESYLPLPICSADLWGPGQRLKEYGLVALSHPYAVIHPLRGEVEITFNIDQSIQYAKYMEFSYKLRYLHGGDENISSLQKYVLQEAVRAILRFKIRFPKAGPYSLTIFAIENRPKLNESEESRPTTQDGTRIASASASTSAKSDTSDTSGRKKEVVTPSGVVINSAPTKAKTKTRLCKYLILCSESYTQCTPFENAGPKKDKGTKKKKKKKKKKKKKKQAKKEEAKEGAKKKKSVKTKKGNKKK from the exons ATGTGCAG TTTTGGTGGCATCGATTGTATTATAATAAGTGGATACATCATGGACGCCGACTTTCGTCCGGGCATGACAATTCCTAAGGAATGGCTGGGCGACCATTATTGGAATGCAGTTAATGTAGACGATCAGTGGTTGTTTGTTGATTGCTTCAAAGGTGCCGGCTATGTCAATTCCCGAG GGGACTTTGAAGCTTGTTTTGAAGATCATTATTTCTTGGTCGATCCCAAGGTCTTTATCAAGGACCACTTTCCATCCTGCCAAAGCTGGCAACTTCTACCAACTCCCATTACAAAAGAAGAGTTTGAGCGGCAACCAGTGATTGTTCCTGACATGTACAAGTACCAACTGTCAATAGCTGAACCCAAAGAGGGCATTGTTGTGACATCGAACGACACAGGCATTGCTGAAGTTGTTTTGTCATTACCAGATTATGTACCAAGTGATATTCTTGAGAGTGTTTTAGTGAAGAAGGACGATCCGGCAGTCACCGCTGTTAAAGCCTATTGGGCCAAAGTAGCAAAAGAACTGGAAGAATTGGAAAATGAAAAGGATAGTGTAAAACCACCGCCATGGCTTTTTAAAGACGAGGCCGAAGAATACAAACGTAGGGGCAGTTTTCGTCCAAGTAGTAAAAGAGGAACAGATATTTCTGAGCAGGAGGTCAAAGGTGAGCTGTTAGCATTATTGGAAGAAACTGAGGACGGTGATGAAAGAAACATAGACCAACAGTCAACCACCTCGTCAAACCAGACTACCAGGTCATGGACATCCAGAACAACTAAGCCTCTATCGAAAGCTGGAACAGGATCCCAGTTAATAAACGTGCCAAATTCGAAATCAGATGGCCAAGTTAGCGCAGTTCCATCAAAGGAGGTACACCTACCACAGGGCAGCCTGCAAGATAGCGAACCCGGGACGGTAGAAGAAACATCTGACATGCAAATTAATCGCGACTTCGAATTCTCCTGGAAATTGCACAGAGTCGACTGGATCGACCAAAACAAAGTGGTAGAAAACCACGTGATGGTACAGAGAAATGAAGGTCAAGTCACATTCTACATTGTACCACCAAAACCAGGAGCTTACTACTTCACACTGTTCACTAGAATTCAGCTATCCCAAGATGAAAAGAAAGCTTTAACATTCGAACAGGGTGCGGCGGGTAACTCTGAAGAAGGTGAggaagatgatgatgaggacAGTGACGATGATGTACAACCACTGGAGGGGACTCACACGGTCCCGGACGACGTCAATGTTGAAGAAACGGAAAGTGTCGATGATGAAAGCTCAACAGAGTCGGACAGTGAGTCGGACAGTGAGACGGACgaggaggaagaagaggaaggtCCTAAACTCATCAAAGTAAACCCGACAAAACTGATGTTGAAAATGAGGGATAAGGAATTGAAACCTAAGATAGAACGGGAGCCGGAGAATGATGACGATAAAAAGAATGACCAGACAGCCGAACAACTTGAGAGGTCAGATGGCATTAAAAAGGGAAATAGAGCTACACAAGAGAGCGGAGAGAATGGTCCAGAAATGCCACATCAAGCGAACACGAAGGATGAACTGGACGAGAGCGGCAGTACAGAACACAcagatcatgaaaacaaaaaggtCGAAGAGGATGCTGCTTATTTCTACGACTTAGAGATGGCAAAGATCAATGATCTACCGTCTTTGAAACCAATGGATCAAATAGTAGACCATCGTAAGGACACCAAGACACAATTGGGAAAGAAAAAGGAAGAGACGGAAGTCCAAAAGAATTTGAAAGATCGAAAGGAGAAGAGAGAACGTTTCACGGAAATTGCGTCCTTCTATATCTTTAATGAAACCTGTGCAGAAAGCTATCTACCTCTACCAATATGCAGTGCAGATCTTTGGGGTCCTGGCCAACGACTGAAAGAATATGGTCTGGTAGCATTATCACATCCATACGCTGTGATTCACCCTCTGAGAGGCGAAGTGGAGATCACTTTCAACATTGATCAGAGCATACAATATGCAAAGTATATGGAATTCTCCTACAAGCTTCGATATTTGCATGGCGGTGATGAGAATATCTCAAGTCTACAGAAGTATGTCCTACAGGAAGCTGTGAGAGCCATTCTCAGGTTCAAGATTCGATTTCCCAAGGCCGGTCCGTATAGTCTTACCATCTTCGCCATTGAAAACAGACCAAAATTGAACGAGAGTGAGGAAAGCCGACCGACTACTCAGGACGGGACGAGAATTGCCAGTGCATCGGCTTCAACCAGCGCAAAGTCTGACACGAGTGACACAAGTGGGAGGAAGAAAGAGGTGGTTACACCGTCAGGTGTGGTCATTAATTCAGCACCAACCAAGGCTAAAACAAAAACCAGGCTGTGCAAGTATCTGATTCTTTGCAGCGAGTCATACACACAGTGTACTCCTTTCGAAAATGCAGGGCCGAAGAAGGACAAGGGgacaaagaagaagaaaaagaagaagaagaaaaagaagaaaaagaagcaaGCCAAAAAGGAGGAAGCAAAGGAAGGAGCTAAAAAGAAGAAGAGcgtaaaaacaaagaaaggtaataaaaagaaatga